In a genomic window of Sulfuricaulis sp.:
- a CDS encoding zinc finger domain-containing protein, translating to MNVYGRAGEPCLVCGTVIRARKLRQRSAFFCPKCQT from the coding sequence TTGAACGTCTACGGCCGCGCGGGCGAGCCTTGCCTGGTTTGCGGTACGGTCATCAGGGCCAGAAAACTGAGGCAAAGAAGCGCTTTTTTCTGCCCGAAATGCCAGACCTGA
- the mutM gene encoding bifunctional DNA-formamidopyrimidine glycosylase/DNA-(apurinic or apyrimidinic site) lyase produces the protein MPELPEVETTRRGIEPHVVGRTVTRLVVRNPRLRWRVTEKLVRELSGQTIQAVGRRGKYLLLSTATGTAILHLGMSGSLRVVPSTQPADAHDHVDIVLDNGDCLRLHDPRRFGALLWTRDDPHKHKLLRDLGPEPLSPDFSGDRLFIKSRRRKRAIRDFLLDSQIVAGIGNIYANEALFRAGLRPTRAAGRISRTQYERLAAAIRETLNRALKAGGTTLRDFRHSDGKPGYFQLSLNVYGRDGESCRVCRAPVRTRKLGQRSVFFCPKCQA, from the coding sequence ATGCCCGAACTCCCGGAAGTCGAAACCACCCGCCGTGGCATCGAACCGCACGTAGTCGGCCGTACCGTGACAAGGCTGGTGGTGCGCAACCCGCGCCTGCGCTGGCGCGTGACAGAAAAACTGGTACGGGAGTTATCGGGGCAAACGATCCAGGCGGTCGGTCGCCGCGGGAAATATTTGTTACTCAGCACAGCCACCGGCACGGCGATTCTCCATCTCGGCATGTCTGGAAGTCTGCGTGTCGTTCCCAGCACGCAACCGGCGGACGCCCATGACCACGTGGACATCGTGCTCGATAACGGTGATTGCCTGCGCCTGCACGACCCGCGCCGCTTCGGTGCACTGCTGTGGACGCGCGATGATCCCCACAAGCACAAACTGCTGCGCGACCTCGGCCCGGAGCCCCTGTCGCCGGACTTCAGCGGCGATCGTCTTTTTATAAAATCACGTCGTCGTAAACGCGCGATCCGTGATTTTCTGCTCGACAGCCAGATCGTCGCCGGCATCGGCAACATTTACGCAAACGAGGCGCTGTTCAGGGCCGGTCTGCGGCCCACGCGTGCCGCTGGCCGCATCAGCCGGACACAGTACGAACGGTTGGCCGCGGCCATTCGCGAAACACTGAACCGCGCCCTCAAGGCCGGCGGCACCACCCTGCGCGACTTCCGCCACAGTGACGGCAAGCCCGGATACTTCCAGCTCTCGCTCAATGTTTATGGCCGAGATGGCGAGTCCTGTCGCGTCTGCCGAGCCCCTGTTCGGACCCGGAAACTGGGGCAACGAAGCGTTTTTTTCTGCCCGAAGTGCCAAGCATGA
- a CDS encoding DUF4340 domain-containing protein translates to MPETEKPQETGQDPANPVSPSGLRRRWLLNAALLVLIVALAWLAIYRAGQEKDVTGPPLTTLTTDTILQLRTERPGHPAVTLEKTGKEWMLTTPVRARANHFNVESLLRIITAPGETRFPAVATDLAKFGLDRPQTRVWYDNEEIAFGSLHPLNNQIYVQNKNEVVLIPSHYLSTAIYPYTNFIDSRLFEENRKLTTVILPDFTLAQENGVWQKQPPDAKLMSDRINDFAAEWQNASALGVEKYSGKEILDRIEIASLRDGKTEKLTLGILAYKPDFVLHRPDEDLEYHFTEEAGKRLLNLSPGDK, encoded by the coding sequence ATGCCGGAAACCGAAAAACCACAGGAAACCGGGCAAGACCCGGCTAATCCCGTCAGTCCCTCGGGACTGCGGCGTCGCTGGCTACTCAACGCCGCTCTGCTGGTACTAATTGTCGCGCTGGCGTGGCTCGCGATCTATCGTGCTGGTCAGGAAAAAGACGTTACCGGACCACCGCTGACCACTCTGACAACCGATACGATTTTACAGCTACGTACAGAGCGGCCTGGTCATCCTGCCGTTACGCTGGAAAAAACCGGCAAGGAATGGATGCTCACAACACCAGTGCGGGCACGCGCCAATCACTTCAATGTGGAGAGCCTGCTGCGCATTATCACGGCCCCGGGCGAAACCCGTTTTCCCGCGGTCGCGACAGACCTGGCCAAATTCGGCCTGGACAGACCACAGACACGCGTGTGGTACGACAACGAGGAAATCGCCTTCGGTTCCCTTCACCCGCTCAACAACCAGATTTATGTTCAAAATAAGAATGAGGTGGTGCTGATTCCAAGCCATTACCTCAGCACGGCCATTTACCCATATACCAATTTCATCGACAGCCGCTTGTTCGAGGAGAACCGCAAGCTCACGACCGTCATACTGCCGGACTTCACGCTCGCGCAAGAAAACGGTGTCTGGCAAAAGCAACCGCCGGACGCGAAACTTATGTCGGATCGAATCAATGATTTCGCCGCGGAATGGCAGAACGCCAGTGCGCTCGGTGTCGAGAAATATTCAGGCAAGGAGATTTTGGACCGGATCGAGATCGCCTCCCTGCGTGACGGCAAAACCGAAAAGCTGACGCTCGGCATACTCGCCTACAAGCCGGATTTCGTTCTGCACCGGCCGGATGAAGATCTGGAATACCATTTTACCGAAGAGGCCGGCAAACGCCTGCTGAACCTGTCGCCCGGCGATAAATAA
- a CDS encoding GldG family protein, with amino-acid sequence MYHTPRIHWQLRLMNLSFVVLFLLAVGLLQWLASEYQLQFDWTRMHRHSLSPASVAVAERLKEPLKITAFASQRGETRRLIQEMVGRYQKYKPDIQLEFVDPDTAPERARATGVQFDGELVLEYGDARESLPPTQFNEQNFTNALTRLGHRGERWVVFLSGHGERSPVKQANFDLSTWAAQLHKRGFKTRALSLGEHPQIPKNTTVLVIAGPRTRLLAGEVKEVQNYLDRGGNLLWLHDPGPLLGLEPLAENLGIEFQSGVIVDPASESITGNAAAIVITKYGAHPVVRGFTDNTVFPQAGGISLNAPEGWQGSVLMDTRPTSWSETGSLDGPIQLDKARDLRGPLNLAVALMRTLDNKREQRVIVVGDGDFLANTYLPNGGNLELGMSLTNWLSQDDAFVNIPVKTARDRSLDLGRGGQIAIVAVFLAILPVTLISSGVLIWLRRRKR; translated from the coding sequence ATGTATCACACCCCACGCATCCACTGGCAATTACGTCTGATGAATCTCAGCTTCGTGGTGCTGTTCCTGCTGGCCGTGGGACTGCTGCAATGGCTGGCGTCGGAATACCAGCTGCAATTCGACTGGACCCGCATGCACCGGCATTCGCTCTCGCCGGCGAGCGTAGCCGTGGCGGAACGACTCAAGGAACCGCTCAAGATCACCGCCTTCGCCAGCCAGCGCGGCGAGACGCGCCGGCTGATTCAGGAAATGGTGGGGCGTTACCAGAAATATAAACCGGATATCCAGCTCGAATTTGTCGATCCCGACACCGCGCCCGAGCGCGCGCGCGCCACCGGCGTGCAGTTTGACGGTGAACTGGTGCTCGAATATGGCGATGCGCGTGAAAGCCTGCCGCCGACCCAATTCAACGAACAGAATTTCACCAACGCGCTGACACGCCTCGGTCATCGCGGGGAACGCTGGGTGGTGTTTCTGAGCGGCCACGGCGAGCGCAGTCCTGTCAAGCAGGCGAACTTCGATCTGTCCACCTGGGCCGCACAACTGCACAAGCGCGGCTTCAAGACCCGCGCGCTCTCGCTCGGGGAGCATCCGCAAATTCCGAAAAACACAACAGTACTGGTGATTGCCGGCCCGCGCACGCGTTTGCTCGCGGGCGAGGTCAAGGAGGTTCAGAACTATCTCGACCGTGGCGGTAACCTGTTGTGGCTGCACGACCCGGGTCCGCTGCTCGGATTGGAACCGCTGGCTGAAAATCTCGGCATCGAATTTCAATCGGGCGTCATCGTGGACCCGGCGTCCGAAAGCATCACCGGTAATGCCGCCGCCATCGTCATTACCAAGTATGGCGCGCACCCCGTGGTACGCGGCTTTACCGACAACACGGTGTTCCCGCAGGCCGGTGGTATCAGCCTGAATGCACCGGAGGGCTGGCAGGGTTCAGTGCTGATGGACACGCGCCCCACAAGCTGGTCTGAAACCGGTTCGCTCGATGGGCCGATCCAGCTCGACAAGGCCCGGGACCTCCGCGGTCCGCTCAACCTGGCCGTGGCGCTCATGCGCACACTCGACAACAAGCGCGAGCAGCGCGTCATTGTTGTCGGCGACGGCGATTTCCTGGCGAACACCTATCTCCCCAACGGCGGTAATCTGGAGCTTGGCATGAGCCTGACCAACTGGCTGTCACAGGACGATGCCTTTGTGAATATTCCGGTCAAGACCGCACGTGACCGCTCGCTCGATCTGGGGCGTGGTGGCCAGATCGCCATCGTCGCGGTGTTCTTGGCAATTCTGCCCGTCACGCTGATCAGCAGCGGCGTGCTGATCTGGCTGCGGCGCCGCAAACGCTGA
- a CDS encoding ABC transporter permease subunit, protein MILTIGLREFKSLFLSPLAWSILAVVQVILGFLFLVRLEVFQLDQPSLMAMNGAPGLTEYVIPSLLSNAAIILLLVVPLLTMRLVAEERRNRTLALLFSAPLSMTEIVLGKYLGILLFLLVLLLMIALMPLSLLAGASLDLGLMASGFLGLALLLAGFAAVGLFMSTLTQYTTVAAVSTFGALLLFWILDWSGQGVGAGNWMAYLSLFNHYKPFLEGIFNSADAAYHILLITTFLVLSIRRLDADRLGG, encoded by the coding sequence ATGATTCTGACCATCGGCCTGCGCGAATTCAAATCGCTGTTTCTCTCGCCATTGGCCTGGTCCATCCTCGCGGTAGTGCAGGTGATCCTCGGCTTCTTGTTCTTGGTACGCCTCGAAGTGTTCCAGTTGGACCAGCCATCGCTGATGGCAATGAACGGCGCGCCGGGCCTTACAGAATACGTTATTCCATCTCTCCTCAGTAATGCTGCCATCATCCTATTGCTGGTGGTGCCACTGCTGACCATGCGCCTGGTAGCGGAGGAACGACGCAATCGCACGCTCGCGCTGCTGTTCAGCGCACCGCTGTCGATGACCGAAATCGTGCTCGGGAAATACCTCGGCATTCTGCTGTTCCTGCTGGTGCTGTTGCTAATGATCGCGCTGATGCCACTGTCCCTGCTCGCGGGGGCAAGCCTGGATCTGGGCTTGATGGCCTCGGGATTTCTCGGGCTGGCGCTGCTGCTGGCGGGTTTCGCGGCCGTGGGGCTGTTCATGTCCACGCTCACGCAATACACGACCGTCGCCGCGGTCAGCACTTTCGGCGCACTGCTGCTGTTCTGGATACTCGACTGGTCGGGTCAGGGCGTGGGCGCCGGCAACTGGATGGCCTATTTGTCGCTGTTCAATCATTACAAGCCGTTCTTGGAAGGCATTTTCAACAGTGCCGATGCGGCTTACCACATCCTGCTCATCACCACCTTTCTGGTGCTCAGCATCCGTCGTCTGGATGCTGACCGGTTGGGAGGTTAA
- a CDS encoding ABC transporter ATP-binding protein, with protein MSHNALVEIRNLSRFYGALQAVKDVSFTIRQGEVLGFLGPNGAGKTTTMQIISGNLAPSGGSVTIAGHDLLEDPRAAKSQIGYLPEQPPLYRELTVDEYLDYCAALNHVPRAQRVNARDNAKERCGLHDTGRRLIGNLSKGFQQRVGIAQAIIHLPPVVILDEPTVGLDPIQIREIRALIRELGKEHGVILSTHILPEVQATCDRVQIINKGELVLNESIEGLEHQMKSASLTVAFRHPPEQKTLEKLPGVKSVQPEKDGRMHVFHEAEQNPTDAILRMAVEKNWGLYEIRPGRLSLEQIFMELTTDAAEHAPVSDAAITSDSAT; from the coding sequence ATGAGCCATAACGCCCTGGTCGAAATCAGAAATCTCTCGCGCTTCTACGGGGCGTTGCAGGCGGTCAAGGACGTCAGCTTCACCATCCGGCAGGGAGAAGTGCTCGGCTTCCTCGGCCCCAACGGCGCCGGCAAGACCACGACCATGCAGATCATCAGCGGCAACCTCGCGCCCTCGGGCGGGAGCGTGACCATCGCCGGCCACGACCTGCTCGAAGACCCGCGCGCCGCCAAGAGCCAGATCGGCTATCTCCCGGAGCAACCCCCGCTCTACCGCGAACTGACGGTGGATGAATATCTCGACTACTGCGCAGCGCTGAATCATGTGCCACGCGCGCAACGCGTCAATGCACGTGACAACGCCAAGGAACGTTGCGGTTTGCACGACACCGGCCGACGGTTGATCGGCAATTTATCGAAGGGTTTTCAACAGCGCGTCGGCATCGCGCAAGCAATTATTCACCTTCCGCCCGTGGTGATACTGGACGAACCCACCGTCGGTCTCGATCCAATCCAGATCCGTGAAATCCGCGCGCTCATCCGCGAGCTGGGCAAGGAACATGGCGTGATCCTGTCCACGCATATCCTGCCCGAAGTACAGGCCACCTGCGACCGCGTCCAGATTATCAATAAGGGCGAGCTGGTGCTCAATGAAAGCATCGAGGGGCTGGAGCACCAAATGAAATCGGCCTCGCTCACGGTGGCCTTCCGTCATCCGCCGGAACAAAAGACATTGGAAAAACTTCCGGGCGTGAAATCGGTGCAGCCGGAAAAAGACGGACGGATGCACGTCTTCCATGAAGCCGAACAAAATCCGACGGACGCCATCCTGCGCATGGCAGTCGAGAAAAACTGGGGGCTTTATGAAATCCGTCCGGGACGGCTCTCACTCGAACAGATTTTTATGGAATTGACCACGGACGCGGCGGAGCATGCGCCTGTTTCCGACGCCGCCATTACATCGGACAGCGCCACATGA
- a CDS encoding CDP-6-deoxy-delta-3,4-glucoseen reductase has product MTFKIRIQSSGREFIAEEKETVLAAALRQGVMLAYSCRNGACGTCKGKLVSGELDYGTYESKAMSEAEKENGHALFCQAKPLSDLVIEAKEIAAAKDIPIRIMPARVVQMEKLADDVMRLSLKLAEGQRLQFLAGQYIDILLSGNLRRSFSLSTSPLSDELLQLHIRHVPGGHFTDHVFGKMKEKDLLRFQGPFGMFFLREDDVQGSTNVGRSQHPASRGISTSMYVTGDRMSRATPEHPAILVAGGTGFAPIKGILEYAFAKGITRPLHLYWGVRAKRDLYLADLPQTWAKEYKNFKFTPVLSATLPEDHWNGRQGWVHEAVAGDHPDLSQHEVYASGPPPMIDALKGVVKKHGLPEDRLYYDSFEFAHSTV; this is encoded by the coding sequence ATGACCTTCAAGATACGTATTCAGTCCAGCGGTCGTGAGTTTATCGCGGAAGAAAAAGAAACCGTGCTGGCGGCGGCGCTACGTCAGGGCGTGATGCTGGCCTACAGTTGCCGCAACGGCGCTTGCGGTACCTGCAAGGGAAAACTTGTGTCCGGCGAGCTTGACTATGGCACCTACGAGTCCAAGGCCATGAGCGAAGCGGAGAAGGAAAACGGCCATGCCTTGTTCTGCCAGGCCAAACCCCTGTCGGATCTGGTGATCGAGGCGAAAGAAATCGCCGCGGCCAAGGACATCCCCATCCGCATCATGCCGGCGCGCGTAGTGCAAATGGAAAAACTCGCCGATGATGTCATGCGACTGTCACTCAAGCTGGCCGAGGGCCAGCGGCTGCAATTCCTTGCCGGGCAGTACATCGATATTCTTTTGAGCGGCAACCTGCGGCGCAGCTTTTCGCTTTCGACCTCGCCACTTTCCGATGAATTGCTGCAACTGCATATCCGCCACGTGCCGGGCGGGCATTTCACCGATCACGTATTCGGGAAGATGAAGGAAAAAGACCTGTTGCGGTTTCAGGGTCCGTTCGGGATGTTTTTCCTGCGCGAAGATGATGTACAGGGAAGTACAAATGTCGGCCGCTCTCAGCATCCTGCTTCTCGCGGCATTAGTACGTCCATGTACGTCACGGGAGACAGGATGTCGAGAGCGACACCGGAGCATCCGGCCATCCTGGTCGCGGGCGGTACTGGCTTTGCGCCCATCAAGGGCATACTCGAATATGCTTTCGCCAAAGGCATAACGCGCCCACTGCATCTGTATTGGGGCGTGCGCGCCAAACGTGATTTGTACCTGGCCGATCTGCCGCAAACATGGGCCAAGGAATATAAAAATTTCAAATTTACTCCAGTGTTGTCCGCAACGTTGCCGGAAGACCACTGGAACGGTCGTCAGGGTTGGGTGCACGAAGCGGTGGCCGGAGATCACCCGGACCTGAGCCAGCACGAGGTGTATGCCAGCGGCCCGCCGCCGATGATCGATGCACTCAAGGGTGTGGTGAAAAAACATGGATTACCCGAGGACCGCTTGTATTATGATTCCTTTGAGTTTGCTCACTCCACCGTATGA
- a CDS encoding heme biosynthesis HemY N-terminal domain-containing protein, whose protein sequence is MKTLIFIIILLFTAVLVTFYAMDNPGYVLISRAPWSIEMSLTVFIPLMVISFFLFYLLLFMIVRLWRIPRDVGRWRGKGQANKARTSLIQGLTYLAEGNWVEAETQLLAGMRHGDTPLLNYLGAAMACEGQGHSEKRDEYLALAHKNAPQNDLAIGMTQAYLQHQANQMEQSLATLNELRAETPKHKQVLKLLSQVHLELRDWTGLINLIPDLRQSYAMTTKEIDELELQAHRELMKLSLPAGRPGVLEKAWNAVPKSLRRHPSMIGIYARQLIQQNEMAQAESVLRASIEDNWDSALVELYGLAQGPNSAEQLETAEGWLTSHRDDSKLLLTLARLATRDNQDSKARGYYETCLAQQGPVEACRELGNLLEKLGEKDKALNTYRRGLEMVASERHATPARGLGSTISRFRAAR, encoded by the coding sequence GTGAAGACGCTGATCTTCATCATCATCCTGCTGTTCACGGCAGTTCTGGTGACCTTCTACGCCATGGACAATCCGGGCTACGTACTCATTTCGCGCGCACCGTGGAGCATCGAGATGAGCCTGACGGTATTCATCCCGCTCATGGTCATCAGTTTTTTCCTGTTCTACCTGTTGCTCTTCATGATCGTACGTCTGTGGCGCATCCCGCGCGACGTCGGCCGCTGGCGCGGCAAGGGACAGGCCAACAAGGCGCGCACTTCGCTCATCCAGGGACTGACATATCTGGCAGAAGGAAACTGGGTCGAGGCAGAAACACAGTTGCTCGCCGGCATGCGTCATGGCGACACGCCGCTACTCAATTACCTGGGCGCGGCCATGGCCTGCGAGGGTCAGGGCCACAGTGAGAAACGTGATGAATACCTGGCGCTGGCACACAAAAACGCGCCGCAAAATGATCTCGCCATCGGCATGACCCAGGCCTATCTGCAACATCAGGCAAACCAGATGGAGCAGTCGCTGGCGACCCTGAACGAATTGCGCGCCGAGACCCCGAAGCACAAGCAGGTGCTGAAACTACTGTCCCAAGTGCACCTCGAATTGCGCGACTGGACCGGTCTGATCAATCTGATCCCGGACTTGCGCCAGAGCTACGCCATGACCACGAAAGAAATCGACGAGCTCGAATTGCAGGCACATCGCGAGCTGATGAAACTTTCGCTCCCCGCCGGCCGGCCAGGCGTGCTGGAAAAGGCCTGGAACGCGGTGCCGAAATCCTTGCGGCGTCATCCTTCCATGATTGGCATCTACGCACGCCAGTTGATCCAGCAGAACGAGATGGCACAAGCGGAATCGGTGCTACGCGCCTCCATTGAGGATAACTGGGACTCGGCGCTGGTGGAACTGTACGGTCTGGCACAGGGACCGAATTCCGCTGAACAACTGGAAACCGCGGAGGGCTGGCTGACGTCGCACCGCGACGATTCGAAATTACTGCTGACGCTCGCGCGCCTGGCGACGCGCGACAACCAGGACAGCAAGGCGCGCGGGTATTACGAAACCTGCCTTGCGCAACAAGGGCCGGTGGAGGCCTGCCGTGAACTCGGAAATCTTCTGGAAAAACTCGGCGAAAAGGACAAGGCGCTCAACACTTACCGCCGCGGCCTCGAGATGGTTGCCAGCGAACGGCATGCCACTCCGGCTCGCGGACTGGGATCAACCATCTCCCGCTTCCGCGCGGCACGTTAA
- a CDS encoding uroporphyrinogen-III C-methyltransferase, producing MTDTDAKNPPAEQAAASRRAKTAPKKSEGERRHGRVRGGLAVILATLALIASGYLWYVMFYESADLFSRDIVGALDRIESDSNQALETVANTEKDIKALKETQDAIRASLEKINSDLRRNRLEWALTETEQLMIIANNRLQLARDSSSALAALRAADQQLQQLAMPKFLPVRRELAREISLLESNEKLDIGGITLRLATQADNVDRLPLALDIRLREIEEAKLPVKAGDAQVASADGNWRQTARSLWQDILSLVRIRDDVASQRPLLPPEQQYFLRENLRLMLYGAQQALLQGSVPTFQQNLKTAQRLLKDYFDVESQIVTSMQTELTRLQTMKILTDMPNITASLTTLRRLSGRGEEP from the coding sequence ATGACTGACACGGACGCCAAAAATCCCCCTGCTGAACAGGCGGCTGCCTCCAGGCGCGCCAAAACCGCGCCCAAGAAATCCGAAGGCGAGCGACGCCACGGTCGCGTGCGCGGCGGACTGGCGGTCATTCTCGCCACACTGGCGCTCATCGCGAGCGGATACCTGTGGTACGTCATGTTCTATGAGAGCGCAGATTTGTTCTCGCGCGATATCGTCGGCGCGCTAGACCGCATTGAGTCCGATTCCAATCAGGCGCTGGAAACCGTCGCCAACACCGAGAAGGACATCAAGGCACTCAAGGAAACCCAGGATGCGATTCGGGCCTCGCTCGAAAAAATCAACAGCGACCTGCGTCGCAACCGCCTCGAATGGGCGCTGACGGAAACCGAGCAGTTAATGATCATTGCTAATAACCGCCTGCAATTGGCGCGCGACTCCAGCTCGGCGCTGGCCGCCCTGCGCGCCGCCGACCAGCAACTGCAACAACTGGCGATGCCGAAATTCCTGCCGGTGCGGCGTGAACTCGCGCGCGAAATTTCATTGCTGGAATCCAACGAGAAACTGGATATCGGCGGCATCACCCTGCGCCTCGCCACTCAGGCGGACAACGTGGACCGGCTGCCACTGGCGCTGGATATACGGTTGCGTGAAATCGAAGAGGCCAAATTGCCCGTCAAAGCAGGCGATGCCCAGGTTGCCAGCGCGGACGGCAATTGGCGCCAAACGGCGCGCAGCCTGTGGCAGGATATTCTTTCACTGGTGCGCATTCGCGACGACGTGGCCTCGCAGCGTCCGCTGCTCCCGCCGGAACAGCAATATTTTCTGCGCGAGAACCTGCGCCTGATGCTGTACGGGGCGCAGCAAGCGCTGTTGCAGGGCAGCGTTCCCACCTTTCAGCAGAATCTCAAGACGGCACAACGCCTGCTCAAGGATTATTTTGATGTCGAATCGCAGATCGTCACGTCGATGCAAACCGAACTCACCCGCCTGCAAACCATGAAGATCCTCACCGACATGCCGAACATCACCGCGTCGCTGACCACCCTGCGGCGCCTGAGCGGGCGGGGCGAAGAACCGTGA
- a CDS encoding uroporphyrinogen-III synthase, which yields MPESPSPPRTLAGVRVLVTRPRDQAENLAHLIEERGGEAIRFPVIEIAEPQDTQALQTIIGRLKDFALAVFISPNAVNRAMNLILARGGLPPTLRVACVGRGSARELKHFGIENVIVPPGRFDSEALLELPELQQVAGKRIVIFRGDGGRELLGDTLKARGAEIEYAECYRRVRPNTDMTPLLRRWARGEIDIVSVTSVDGLHNLYDMVGKAGQQWLIRTPIIVVSGRMAEVCRELGFKSEPRVATTASDEAILEAIQAWRGGKNTL from the coding sequence GTGCCTGAGTCCCCCTCCCCCCCACGCACGCTCGCCGGCGTGCGCGTGCTCGTCACCCGCCCGCGCGATCAGGCGGAAAATCTCGCGCACTTGATTGAAGAACGAGGCGGCGAGGCCATCCGTTTTCCGGTGATCGAAATCGCCGAGCCACAGGACACGCAGGCGTTGCAGACCATCATCGGCCGGCTGAAAGATTTCGCTCTGGCGGTTTTCATCAGCCCGAACGCGGTCAACCGCGCCATGAATTTGATCCTCGCGCGTGGCGGATTGCCGCCGACGCTGCGCGTGGCCTGCGTCGGGCGCGGCAGCGCGCGTGAACTCAAACACTTCGGGATTGAAAACGTCATCGTGCCGCCGGGCCGCTTTGACAGCGAGGCGCTGCTGGAATTGCCCGAGCTGCAACAGGTGGCGGGGAAACGCATTGTCATCTTCCGCGGCGACGGCGGACGCGAACTGCTGGGCGACACCCTCAAGGCGCGCGGGGCGGAAATCGAGTACGCCGAGTGCTACCGGCGCGTGCGCCCCAACACCGACATGACGCCGCTGCTGCGCCGCTGGGCGCGCGGGGAAATCGACATCGTCAGCGTCACCAGCGTGGACGGCCTGCACAATCTCTACGACATGGTCGGCAAGGCCGGCCAGCAATGGCTGATCCGGACACCCATTATTGTGGTCAGCGGGCGCATGGCGGAGGTGTGCCGCGAACTGGGCTTCAAATCCGAACCACGGGTAGCAACGACGGCCAGCGATGAAGCCATTCTGGAAGCGATACAGGCGTGGCGGGGCGGTAAAAACACCTTATAA
- the hemC gene encoding hydroxymethylbilane synthase, with protein sequence MKTLRLGTRKSQLALWQAHYVRDALERHHPGLKVELVTMTTEGDRILDRSLAAVGGKGLFIKELETGLLENHTDIAVHSLKDVTATLPAGLHLAVYCEREDPRDAFISNKFATLAALPNGARIGTSSLRRQCQLREAFPRLEIVTLRGNVNTRLSKLDAGEYDAIILAVAGVKRLGMEARIRERLDPSVSLPAVGQGAVCIECRVDDRATHELLAPLNHSATQTCVTAERSLNLHLEGGCQVPIGGFAELHGEELHLRGMVGEPDGSRLLRAEIRGPATQAEQLGVQLAQQLLEQGARKILDKVYGRA encoded by the coding sequence ATGAAAACCCTCCGATTAGGAACAAGAAAAAGCCAACTCGCCCTGTGGCAAGCGCATTACGTGCGCGACGCGCTCGAACGTCATCACCCAGGCCTGAAGGTCGAACTGGTCACCATGACGACCGAGGGCGATCGCATTCTCGACCGCAGCCTTGCCGCCGTCGGCGGCAAGGGCCTGTTCATCAAGGAGCTGGAGACAGGACTGCTGGAGAATCACACGGATATCGCCGTGCATTCCCTCAAGGACGTCACGGCCACGCTGCCGGCGGGCCTGCACCTGGCGGTCTATTGCGAGCGCGAGGACCCGCGCGATGCCTTCATTTCAAATAAATTCGCGACGCTCGCCGCGCTCCCAAATGGCGCACGCATCGGCACCTCCAGCCTGCGGCGCCAGTGCCAATTGCGTGAAGCCTTTCCCCGGCTTGAGATCGTTACGCTGCGCGGCAACGTCAACACACGCCTTTCCAAACTCGATGCCGGCGAGTATGACGCTATTATTCTCGCCGTCGCCGGTGTGAAACGACTGGGTATGGAAGCGCGCATTCGCGAGCGACTCGATCCTTCCGTGAGCCTGCCGGCCGTGGGCCAGGGCGCGGTGTGCATCGAATGCCGCGTGGACGATCGCGCTACGCATGAACTGCTGGCGCCGCTCAACCATAGCGCGACACAAACCTGTGTCACGGCGGAACGTTCCCTGAATTTGCATCTTGAGGGCGGCTGCCAGGTACCGATCGGCGGTTTTGCCGAACTGCATGGCGAGGAATTGCATCTGCGCGGCATGGTGGGTGAACCGGACGGCAGCCGTCTGTTGCGCGCGGAGATTCGCGGTCCCGCAACACAGGCCGAGCAGTTGGGCGTGCAACTGGCGCAACAGTTGCTCGAACAAGGCGCTCGGAAAATTCTCGACAAGGTATACGGCCGTGCCTGA